The segment ATCGAAGAGTTCGATGAAGATTTGGTGGAAGAGCTGCGTGCACGAGCGAAAGACGAGCTGCTGACGATGGCCATTGCCTCGGAGGAAGCGCTAGACGGTGCCCAACCAGCAGACGATCTGCTGGATATGGACGGCATGGAGCGCCACCTGGCCTTCATTCTGGCTAGCCGAGGCATCGTCACCATGGAAGATCTCGCCGAGCAGTCTGTCGACGATCTGGTCGATATCGAGGAGTTGGACGAAGCGCGCGCAGCGGCACTGATCATGACTGCCCGTGCGCCCTGGTTTGAAGACGATGGCGTATCGGATTCGAACACACAGTAAAAGGTCACGGGCTGAGGAGGGTCACTATGTCAGATATGACAGTTAAAGATTTTGCAGTAAAGGTGGGCCGTGATGTGCCCCGCCTATTGGAACAAATGAAAGAAGCTGGTTTAAAGCATGCGTCAGAAAGCGACGCTGTGTCGGAAGATGACAAGCAAACGCTGCTAAGCTTTTTGAAAAAAAGTCATGGCGGTGGTGACAGCGATGCTAGCAAAAACCGCATTACGCTGACGCGCAAGACACGTAGCCGTATTAAAACAGGCGAGCGCGGAAAAACGATTGAAGTGCAGGTGCGTAAGAAGAAGACGTACGTTAAGAGCGCTGAAGACGATAAGCCGAAGGCACCTGAGCCTAAGCACTCTGGCCCGCGTCAGCTGGTAGGTGATATGGCAGAAGCGGAAGCCGAGCGTAAAGCTCGCGATGTTCGCGAAGCTGAAGAGAAGGCGGCAGCGGCTAAAGCGAAAGCAGCAGAAGATGTCGCACGTAAAGCCGAGGAAGAAAAAGCCAAGGCAAAAGCGGCTGAAGTGCCCGAAATCGCTGTGCCTGAGCTTCAAATCGACGATACCCCAGCACCTGATGATTTGCCGCCTGCGCCGCCGAAAGAAGGTCGAACGGATCGTCGTACAGCGCCGCCCAAAAAGGCAGCGGCTAAGAAAAAAGGCCGTGATGATGAGGATGATCGTGGTGATCGCGAAGAGCGTAAGCGCGGTGGCGGCGGTAAGAAAGTAAAACGTGCCGAACGTCGCGGCGGTCGTCGTGGTGGTGCCAGCCAGAGTGGCAACGGCAAGCATGCTTTCCAAAAGCCGACTCAGCCGATCGTCCGTGAAGTCTCTATCCCTGAGTCAATCAGCGTTGCTGAGTTGGCCGACAAAATGTCGATCAAAGCCAATGAAGTGATCAAGGCTATGTTCAACATGGGCGCGGCAGTGACCATCAACCAAACGATTGACCAGGATACAGCGGCTATCGTTGTGGAAGAGATGGGACACAAGGTCAAGCTGGTGAAGGACGATGCGCTGGAAACGGAAATGCTCGAAGGCATCTCCTATGAAGGCGAAGAGATCACCCGTTCACCTGTGGTCACCGTTATGGGTCACGTTGACCACGGTAAAACATCGTTGTTGGATTATATCCGTCGCGCGAAAGTCGCCACTGGCGAAGCGGGTGGTATTACCCAGCACATCGGTGCTTACCACGTGGAAGACAACCACGGCGGCGTTACCTTCCTGGATACCCCTGGCCACGCGGCGTTTACCGCAATGCGTGCCCGTGGTGCTAAAGCGACCGACGTCGTTATCCTGGTTGTTGCTGCTGATGACGGCGTAATGCCCCAGACGATTGAAGCGATCGAACACTCCAAAGCTGCTGAAGTTCCCATGGTGGTGGCGGTGAACAAGATCGACAAGCAGGGCATCGATCTGGATCGCATTAAGAACGAGCTTTCGCAGCATGGCGTGATCTCCGAAGAGTGGGGCGGCGATACCCAGTTTGTGCATGTGTCTGCACATACGGGTGAAGGTATCGAAGAGCTGCTGGAAGCTATTCAGTTAGTTTCTGAAGTGCTTGAGCTGACGGCTGTGCCTTCTGCGCCAGGTAAAGGTGTTGTTGTTGAATCGCGTCTTGATAAAGGCCGCGGTCCGGTAGCCACCGTTCTGGTGCAGAACGGAACGCTGAAGAAAGGCGATATCGTCCTTGCGGGTCTGCATTATGGCCGCGTTCGTGCGCTTACCAATGAGCTGGGCAAGCAAGTGGATACCGCTGGCCCTGCTATGCCGGTCGAAATCCAAGGTTTGGATGGCACGCCGGATGCAGGTGATGACTTCATGGTCGTTGCCGATGAGAAGAAAGCCCGTGAAGTGGCTAACTTCCGTCAAGGCAAATACCGCGAAGTGCGCCTGGCACGTCAGCAGAAGGCCAAGCTGGAGAACATGTTCAGCCAGATGGGCCAAGACGAAGTGGCCAAGGTCAACATCGTTCTGAAAGCCGACGTTCAAGGTTCGCTGGAAGCTATCAAAGGCGCCCTGGAAGAACTCTCCACCGGTGAAGTTGAAGTTGCCGTGGTCTCCTCGGGTGTTGGCGGTATCACCGGTACTGATGCCAACTTGGCGCTTGCTTCTGAGGCTATCGTCGTCGGCTTCAACGTCCGTGCTGATGCCGCTGCTCGTGAAATCATCGAACGTGAAGGTCTGGATCTACGCTACTACAGCGTTATTTACCAGCTGATCGATGAGGTTAAGCAGGCGATGAGCGGTATGCTTGCTCCCGAGTGGAAAGAAGAGATCGTGGGTGTGGCCGAAGTACGCGATGTGTTCCGCGCACCGAAAATTGGTGCAGTGGCTGGCTGTATGGTTGTCGAAGGCACCGTATCGCGCAGCAAGCGTATCCGTGTACTGCGTGACAACGTTGTGATTTACGAAGGCGAGCTCGAGTCGCTGCGCCGCTTCAAAGATGACGTTCAAGAAGTGCGTAATGGCATGGAATGCGGCATCGGCGTGAAGAACTACAACGATGTTCAGGTCAACGATAAGATCGAAGTCTTTGACCAAGTGAAGGTCGAGCGCAGCCTGTAAGGCCGCGAGGAGCAATCATGCGCGAATTTAAGCGTACCGACCGAGTTGCTGACCAGCTCCAAAAGGAGCTGGCAGTACTGATCCAGCGCGAAGTGAAAGACCCGCGTTTGGGCATGATAACGGTGAGCGGCGCGACCGTTAGCCGTGATCTTGGCTACGCCGATATCTATGTCACCTTATTGGGTGAGCAAGATCCCGCGCGTATCAAAGAAAACCTGCAGGTGCTAAAGCGCGCTGGAGGCTTTCTAAGAAGCCAAATTGCCAAACGTATTAAGCTGCGTCACGTACCTGAACTGCGCTTTCATTACGATGAAAGCGTGGTGCGTGGCCAGCACCTCTCATCACTGATCGACGAAGCGGTTTCAACTGACCGCGCACGTCAACAGGATGATGAAGAGGGTAGCGACGATGGCAATGGTGAGGAGACGCGCTAATGGCACGTCGCCGTCGCGGATTGCCGGTTAATGGCGTATTGCTGCTGGATAAGCCTAAGGGCATTTCCAGCAACCATGCGCTGCAGCGTGTGCGTCGTCTGTTTGAGGCGCAAAAAGCCGGTCATACCGGCACGCTGGACCCTATGGCAACAGGCTTGTTACCTATTTGCCTTGGGGAGGCCACTAAGTTTTCCGCGCACCTGTTAGAAGCCGATAAGATGTATCGCACCCGTGTAGAACTGGGTGTGATCACAGATACCGGTGATGCTGAAGGTACGGTCATTGAGCGGCGAGAGATTCCCAGTTTAACGACTGAGGATGTCGAGTCAGTCCTAGCTCGCTTTCACGGCGAGATTGACCAAGTGCCGCCGATGTATTCAGCATTGAAGCATCAAGGCAAAAAGCTTTATGAGCTTGCCCGTGAGGGTAAGCACGTTGAGCGTGCAGCGCGGCGAGTAAGCGTGTATGATGCGCGGCTGCTTGCTTTCGAGGGCACGGCCTTTGAGATGGAAGTCAGCTGCAGCAAAGGCACGTATATTCGCACCTTGGCTGAAGATATTGGCCATGCGCTGGGCTGTGGAGCCCACATTAGCCAGTTGAGAAGGCTCAAAACAGGGCCCTTTACCGGCGATGCAATGTGGACACTGGAAGGTCTTGAGGCACTGGCAGACCAAGTCACCCGGGAGGCTGAACTAATGCCTGCGGATGTGCTGGTCGATCATTTGCCGTCGCTGACGGTGGATGAAACGGCTTACGGGCGCCTGGCACACGGTCAAACGGCTAGCTTAGCCATTGGTGTGCTTGAGCCTGGTACGCTGGCAAGACTTTATTACGCTGAGACGTTTATCGGCCTTGGCGTTGTAAAAGGGGCGCAGGAAGTAGCTCCCAAGCGACTGTTAAGTACCGTTGCTATCTCGTAAAGCGTTGCAAGGACGTAGCGATTTGCGCGAAAATTGTACGTGAAGATAGTTGCATGAGACTGCAAATATGCGTGGTCTCACCCATTCAATTTTAGGCATATTGCTTACTGGAGAGACAGATGGCATTAACCGCTGAGAAGAAGGCCGAGATCGTCAACGAATACGGCCGCGGCGATAACGATACCGGTTCCCCTGAAGTTCAGGTTGCACTGCTGAGCGCCAATATTAACGGCCTGCAGGACCACTTCAAAACCAACAAGCAGGATCACCACTCTCGTCGTGGTCTGATCCGCATGGTAAACCAGCGTCGTAAGCTGCTGGATTACTTAAAGCGTAAAGATTTTGAACGCTATCAGTCTCTGATTCAGCGTTTAGGTCTGCGTCGTTAATCGTTAACGGCAACGATCAAAAACGGGCAG is part of the Halomonas sp. GT genome and harbors:
- the infB gene encoding translation initiation factor IF-2, encoding MSDMTVKDFAVKVGRDVPRLLEQMKEAGLKHASESDAVSEDDKQTLLSFLKKSHGGGDSDASKNRITLTRKTRSRIKTGERGKTIEVQVRKKKTYVKSAEDDKPKAPEPKHSGPRQLVGDMAEAEAERKARDVREAEEKAAAAKAKAAEDVARKAEEEKAKAKAAEVPEIAVPELQIDDTPAPDDLPPAPPKEGRTDRRTAPPKKAAAKKKGRDDEDDRGDREERKRGGGGKKVKRAERRGGRRGGASQSGNGKHAFQKPTQPIVREVSIPESISVAELADKMSIKANEVIKAMFNMGAAVTINQTIDQDTAAIVVEEMGHKVKLVKDDALETEMLEGISYEGEEITRSPVVTVMGHVDHGKTSLLDYIRRAKVATGEAGGITQHIGAYHVEDNHGGVTFLDTPGHAAFTAMRARGAKATDVVILVVAADDGVMPQTIEAIEHSKAAEVPMVVAVNKIDKQGIDLDRIKNELSQHGVISEEWGGDTQFVHVSAHTGEGIEELLEAIQLVSEVLELTAVPSAPGKGVVVESRLDKGRGPVATVLVQNGTLKKGDIVLAGLHYGRVRALTNELGKQVDTAGPAMPVEIQGLDGTPDAGDDFMVVADEKKAREVANFRQGKYREVRLARQQKAKLENMFSQMGQDEVAKVNIVLKADVQGSLEAIKGALEELSTGEVEVAVVSSGVGGITGTDANLALASEAIVVGFNVRADAAAREIIEREGLDLRYYSVIYQLIDEVKQAMSGMLAPEWKEEIVGVAEVRDVFRAPKIGAVAGCMVVEGTVSRSKRIRVLRDNVVIYEGELESLRRFKDDVQEVRNGMECGIGVKNYNDVQVNDKIEVFDQVKVERSL
- the rbfA gene encoding 30S ribosome-binding factor RbfA; protein product: MREFKRTDRVADQLQKELAVLIQREVKDPRLGMITVSGATVSRDLGYADIYVTLLGEQDPARIKENLQVLKRAGGFLRSQIAKRIKLRHVPELRFHYDESVVRGQHLSSLIDEAVSTDRARQQDDEEGSDDGNGEETR
- the truB gene encoding tRNA pseudouridine(55) synthase TruB encodes the protein MARRRRGLPVNGVLLLDKPKGISSNHALQRVRRLFEAQKAGHTGTLDPMATGLLPICLGEATKFSAHLLEADKMYRTRVELGVITDTGDAEGTVIERREIPSLTTEDVESVLARFHGEIDQVPPMYSALKHQGKKLYELAREGKHVERAARRVSVYDARLLAFEGTAFEMEVSCSKGTYIRTLAEDIGHALGCGAHISQLRRLKTGPFTGDAMWTLEGLEALADQVTREAELMPADVLVDHLPSLTVDETAYGRLAHGQTASLAIGVLEPGTLARLYYAETFIGLGVVKGAQEVAPKRLLSTVAIS
- the rpsO gene encoding 30S ribosomal protein S15 is translated as MALTAEKKAEIVNEYGRGDNDTGSPEVQVALLSANINGLQDHFKTNKQDHHSRRGLIRMVNQRRKLLDYLKRKDFERYQSLIQRLGLRR